In the Arthrobacter sp. 31Y genome, one interval contains:
- the rplL gene encoding 50S ribosomal protein L7/L12, giving the protein MAKLSNEELIEAFKELTIIELSEFVKLFEETFEVTAAAVAVAGPAAGGAAEAAEEKTEFDVILEAAGDKKIAVIKEVRAITSLGLKEAKDVVDSAPKAVLEGATKEAAEKAKAQLEEAGATVTLK; this is encoded by the coding sequence ATGGCGAAGCTCAGCAACGAAGAGCTCATTGAAGCTTTCAAGGAACTGACCATCATCGAGCTCTCCGAGTTCGTCAAGCTCTTCGAAGAGACCTTCGAAGTTACGGCTGCTGCTGTTGCAGTTGCTGGCCCCGCTGCCGGCGGTGCTGCTGAAGCTGCTGAAGAGAAGACTGAATTTGACGTCATCCTCGAAGCTGCTGGCGACAAGAAGATCGCAGTGATCAAGGAAGTTCGCGCCATCACTTCCCTCGGCCTCAAGGAAGCCAAGGATGTTGTTGACAGCGCACCGAAGGCTGTTCTCGAAGGCGCCACCAAGGAAGCTGCCGAGAAGGCAAAGGCTCAGCTCGAAGAAGCTGGCGCCACGGTTACCCTCAAGTAA